A genome region from Arachidicoccus soli includes the following:
- a CDS encoding low affinity iron permease family protein has translation MSKNRKKTSGFAAKFDAFANKVTRVTGSPWAFLIALVIVIVWGITGPIFKYSDTWQLVINTGTTIVTFLMVFVIQQSQNKDTLAVHLKLNELIAANNKASNRLIDVEDLTEEELEILKKYYVTLSDISKKEKELKKSHSIEDLQIKKVEETIEEGLKK, from the coding sequence ATGAGCAAGAACAGAAAAAAAACATCAGGGTTCGCAGCAAAATTCGATGCATTCGCCAATAAGGTTACGCGTGTTACCGGCTCCCCATGGGCATTTTTAATTGCACTTGTCATTGTAATTGTCTGGGGAATTACCGGACCGATATTTAAATATTCAGACACCTGGCAATTGGTTATCAATACGGGAACCACCATCGTTACCTTCCTGATGGTATTTGTCATTCAACAATCTCAAAACAAAGACACACTTGCCGTTCATTTAAAATTAAATGAGTTGATTGCAGCCAACAACAAGGCCAGTAACAGATTAATTGATGTTGAAGATTTAACAGAAGAAGAACTGGAAATTCTAAAAAAATACTACGTTACCCTTTCCGATATTTCAAAGAAAGAGAAAGAATTAAAGAAATCTCACTCTATTGAGGATCTGCAAATAAAAAAAGTGGAAGAAACTATTGAGGAGGGTTTGAAAAAATAA